The genome window ATAGCGGCAAAATTCAGTTTGGATGACGGCTATGATGATAAAAAGCCGACGGTTTACTACGGACTGATTCAACAATTTACCCTATTGTATAAAATTGATGGCTGGGTTTTACATAAAGTGGTACTGATGCCTAAACTATGGAAGTTGGATATGTACCATTTATCCGAAGTCTACCTTGATAAAACCCGCCAGGAGATTTTTATCTCCGTGCTATTGAACGGCGGATTGAAGCTTGACGATATTGAAGTTCGGATACCTCAGCCGCCGGAACCATTAAAATTGGCTTACACCTGCCAGTATCAGGAAAGTTATCTGACTTTCATTGCGCGCTGGTTCGAACGTCTAGGAATCTATTGGTGGTATGAAGAAATTAACGGACAAGAAAAAATAATATTTGCCAACAACAAGCTGGCGCATACCGACCGGGCCATGCGGTTGCATTATCTACCGCCAGGAGAACTTGATGACGCGCCTATCTTATCGCGCAGGATTCAAAGCCTGATATTCGATACCCAATGCCTGCCGCGCAAGGTTTTACTGATGGGATACAATCAGAAACGCGCGAGCCAGGAAGTTCGCGGATCGGCGGAGGTGGATGAGAAGGGTATCGGGGAAGTTTATTTGTACGGGGAATTACTTAGGAGCGATGACGATGCCGAAAAAGTAGCGCGTTTGCGCGCCGAGGGCATCCGCTGCCGTGGAAAACAATATCACGGCAGCAGCAACGCGACCGGTCTGCGTTGCGGTCACTTCATGGAAGTAAGCGGTCACTTCCGGGCCGGCTGCAATCGCCGCTTCCTGGTGACTCGTGTACGCCATCAGGGTTCTCAGGCGCTCAGCCTGTTTGAAAAACTTAGAATCAGAACGCCGGAGCCGGCGGAGCAGAATTTCACCGATGACTTCTATGTCGCCGACTTTACCGCGATTCCATCGGATGTACAGTTTCGTCCGGAGTTGCGTCATCCCATTCCACGTATCGAAGGTACGCTGAATGCATTTATCGACGCGGAAGGCAGCGGGAAATATGCCGAGTTAAACGAGCGTGGCGAATATAAAGTGCAACTGCCGTATGATATTACAGATAAAATTACCAACAAGGGCTCGGCATGGATACGCATGGCCTCGCCTTATGCCGGTTCCGACCACGGTATGCATTTCCCGTTGCACAAGGGCACGGAAGTGCTACTGTCTTTCGAAAACGGCAACCCGGATAAACCGGTTATTCTCGGCGCTGTATGCAATTCTCTTTATAAGAATGTCGTTATAGATGAAAATCAAAAACATTCCGTGATTCAAACCGGAGGCGGTAACAGCCTTGAATTTCATGATAACGAGGGCGCGCAGGGAATTCATCTGTTCTCACCGGTAAGCAACACAAAAATCAGCATAGGCGCGCCGTTACCCGAAGCGAAAGGGGGCGGTGCGGATGCTACTGTTTATGGAAACAGTAATCCCGGTGCAGGTTATAATTGCGGTGGAGCTTATTTTTCTACCAGCGGCGATATGAACTTTACATGTGAAAATTCGTTTTCTAATATTTTAGGAACAAAAACCTCAAATGTCTTAGGCGTTAGCACTTCAATGTATGAGGGGCTTTCTACTTCTACTTATTTGCTTGGAGCATTTTCTACTTATATTGGATTTTATAAACCTACTGTTTTAGGTTACAAATACGACAACATATTCGGAGTTTCATTTAAAGGTGTTTATGGTACCAACACCGATGTAATAATTGGAGACGCCTTTAAAGTCGTGACAGGAGTTACGATGGAGGCTTTTAAAACCAAGGTAAGCGAAGCTAATAGCAAGCTGGAGGCGGCCAACTTTTTATCAGTTACATGCAATATAAAAGCCACACAGAATAATATAAAAACCGCTGCTAATGCATTTAAAGAAGAAAAAAGTGGCGTAGAAAAGAAAGCTGCGGCAGTTAAGTCGGAAGAGATTGCAACCAAGTTTTCAAATGTTATAACAAAATTGGATGAAACCGCAACAGAAGTATCAAATGTAGCCGCGAAAGTTGAAACACTTGGCACCGAAGTGACCGATATACAAGTGGCTATGAAAAGTGGCGTTCAAATTTTGGTGCCATAACACGGCGGTTAAAAACGCAGTAGATGGAGTTGAAATATAGTTATTCTGCCCTGCTAAAATATTTCATTCGTTCTAAAGTTTTTCAAATTACTTATTTGCGGTTATTTTTCATAAATTAAGGAGTATCGTCGTGCCGGTAGCTGGAATATTTGAGGTTAATGTAAAAACACCGATAGGTGAAAAAACAGGCATTCTTGAGCTTGTAGTTACCAATGAGGTTTTATCCGGCACGCTTACGGGCGCCAAAGGTAGATTTGATATAACTGATGGGACGGTAAGCGGCGGAAATATAAGTTTCAACGTGAATATTGACACACCTGCCGGAAATATGAAAGCCCATGTAACAGGCGCTGTTGAAGGTGATGTTTTAACCGCGATTGCTCAATTACCGATAGGGTCATTGGAGTTATCAGGTCTACGTAATCCTTCATTTTGAGTATATCTGATCGAAAATGCCGCCGTCGCTGAAATGTTTTTTCTGCGCGTTCGCCCAGTCGCCCGCTGTCTGCTTGACGGTCGGCAATTTCAGCTCGGGAAATTCGCCGCGACTCTCCTGCAAAATTGCAGCTAAGCTGGGACGGAAATAATGTTTGGCGATCAGCCGCTGTCCTTCACTCGACCATAAATATTTCAGATAGGCCTCCGCCGCCTCGCGCATGACTTTTTTGTCGACTATCGTGTCGACACCCGACCAGGGAGGCATAAGGGCAGACCACTGTTTAAAAAGGCAAGTAAACCATGGTCTGTCCCCTATTGCGTGTCTTTTACCTCATCCACGCCTTGTAAGCCGCATCAGCTATCGGATCAGGAGTTTTTCACCATCCTGCTAAGTCCATCATTACAGCATTCCATAATCTGTTGTTGCGACAAGCCCTCCCGAACCTCATGGCATTTCCAATGCCATGAGGAGAGATTATTGGACTTTTCCGCTACTCACACCGGGTTATATTGCTCTGCAGCTTCCGCTTTTGCTCGTCAGTCAGTAGTTTATAAATTGAATTATCCACGGTCGCTTTAAATATACTCAACTCTTTATGCAGAGATGCGGATTTGTCAAGCAAGGTCTGAATCTTTTTGTCGCTGAAATCATTCGAAAAACTCAGGCGATGCAGTTCCTCTTCAACTTTTTTTATTTCTTCCAGTTCTGGATCGAATTTGGCGCGGCTGTTATTTAATAAATTCTTGACATCCTCTTGTTGCTGGGCTGACAAATTGATACCACTCAAGAGTCGAGGAAAATGATCTGCTCCTTTGCCGGCGTGGCGATGATGATGACGGAAGTCACCATAAGCAGATCCTTCATAAAATGGCGGCTCCGCCAGCGCCATGCACGGTAATAACAAGGCCGCTATCATTAATGAGTTACGCATATAGAAATCTCCATTCAGGTAATTTAAATATATCGGAACACGTCTGGTCCCGGCGATTAAATTATGCATCCCACAAATGTAAATTGGCGTTAACGTAATGTAAGCTTTGGTAAACCTCGACTTTCGCTGCTGACTGAGGGCCCCATGTCACGTTATCATGCTATGCAAAAACATTAAGGTGACCGCAGTGACAAAAATTTTAATGATCGATGACGACGTGGAGTTGGTTGAACTGTTCAGGGATTATTTACAGACCGAAGGTTTCCAGCTCGATTTCAGCCATTTCGGTCTAAGTGGCTTGCAACTGGCCTTAACCGGAGCTTATGAACTGGTAATGCTCGACATCATGCTGCCGGATATTACCGGCACTGAGGTATTAAACCGAATACGGCAGCAAAGCCGGATTCCGGTGCTGATGTTTACCGCCAGAGGCGATGATGTAGACAAAATTATCGGTCTTGAATCCGGCGCGGACGATTACGTACCCAAACCCTGCACCCCGAGAGAACTTGTCGCACGCCTCCGGGCCATCTTAAGACGCACCAGTTACCTGGAGGATATCGCCACCGATTGGCCGGTTATTGCCGGCCCGCTGAAAATCTGGAGCGAAAGGCGCAAGGCATCCTGGTTCGACAAGGAACTGGAACTAACCAGTACCGAATTCAACCTGCTGGAAACCTTGGCGAACAATTTCGGTCGAGTCGTAACCAAACAGAAGTTGTCTGAAAGTAGCCTGGGGCGTCCTTTGGCCCATTTCGATAGAAGTATCGATGTTCACATGAGC of Candidatus Methylospira mobilis contains these proteins:
- a CDS encoding type VI secretion system Vgr family protein, encoding MITTAQISGTERYFGFEAANFPPDTFQVVRFEGEESISELYRFELLLASRDADINETTIVGIAAKFSLDDGYDDKKPTVYYGLIQQFTLLYKIDGWVLHKVVLMPKLWKLDMYHLSEVYLDKTRQEIFISVLLNGGLKLDDIEVRIPQPPEPLKLAYTCQYQESYLTFIARWFERLGIYWWYEEINGQEKIIFANNKLAHTDRAMRLHYLPPGELDDAPILSRRIQSLIFDTQCLPRKVLLMGYNQKRASQEVRGSAEVDEKGIGEVYLYGELLRSDDDAEKVARLRAEGIRCRGKQYHGSSNATGLRCGHFMEVSGHFRAGCNRRFLVTRVRHQGSQALSLFEKLRIRTPEPAEQNFTDDFYVADFTAIPSDVQFRPELRHPIPRIEGTLNAFIDAEGSGKYAELNERGEYKVQLPYDITDKITNKGSAWIRMASPYAGSDHGMHFPLHKGTEVLLSFENGNPDKPVILGAVCNSLYKNVVIDENQKHSVIQTGGGNSLEFHDNEGAQGIHLFSPVSNTKISIGAPLPEAKGGGADATVYGNSNPGAGYNCGGAYFSTSGDMNFTCENSFSNILGTKTSNVLGVSTSMYEGLSTSTYLLGAFSTYIGFYKPTVLGYKYDNIFGVSFKGVYGTNTDVIIGDAFKVVTGVTMEAFKTKVSEANSKLEAANFLSVTCNIKATQNNIKTAANAFKEEKSGVEKKAAAVKSEEIATKFSNVITKLDETATEVSNVAAKVETLGTEVTDIQVAMKSGVQILVP
- a CDS encoding Spy/CpxP family protein refolding chaperone, translated to MRNSLMIAALLLPCMALAEPPFYEGSAYGDFRHHHRHAGKGADHFPRLLSGINLSAQQQEDVKNLLNNSRAKFDPELEEIKKVEEELHRLSFSNDFSDKKIQTLLDKSASLHKELSIFKATVDNSIYKLLTDEQKRKLQSNITRCE
- a CDS encoding response regulator transcription factor, with the protein product MTKILMIDDDVELVELFRDYLQTEGFQLDFSHFGLSGLQLALTGAYELVMLDIMLPDITGTEVLNRIRQQSRIPVLMFTARGDDVDKIIGLESGADDYVPKPCTPRELVARLRAILRRTSYLEDIATDWPVIAGPLKIWSERRKASWFDKELELTSTEFNLLETLANNFGRVVTKQKLSESSLGRPLAHFDRSIDVHMSSIRQKLGCQSDGRSYIQTVRGQGYQLIKG